From Bacillus sp. 2205SS5-2:
AAACCGATACGTTCCTGACGTTAGCCAAGGAACACTCAGCGAATGTATTTCGCTATAGTGAGCACTGGTTGTATTATTTTTTTCAGCACCAAGCTCCTGAAAAGGCCGTGAGCGTGATTTCAAGCTGTTTGCCTCATGTTAGCGCCTATTTAGAGCAAATTCCAAATGATTACGAGCGCTCCGATTTTAGCCGCTGGTATATCGGGTTGATTGATGCTTCATATATGGCGAGGCAGGAACCGCGTTTGTATAAACAGCTGCTTCTGACGCTACTTCCGTATAGTTATTATCCGCTCAGTCGCTTTCTTTTTGATGCTGAGGATTATCGCGAGTGGGTCGAGCTGCAGCAGTGGCTTGGCTATGAAATTGGCGAAATGGAGTATCTTGGCCTGAAGGAAATTGTGAAGCAGCAGCCTGAGCTTGGACTACCACTCTATCATGAAGCGGTGGAAAGCCTGCTTGCAAACCGAAACCGCGATAGCTACAAGCAAGCGGTACGAGTGATGAAAAAAATTCGCACTCTGTATAAAAAACAGAAAAAAATAGAGCAATGGGAACGCTATTTAGACTATATTTTAGACGAAACAAAACGCCTTCGTGCTTTTCACGAAGAATGTAGAAAGGGTAAATTGATTCATGCTTAAAACGAATAGCTATCATTTAAATATCAGCCCCTCACAGGACGGAACGTTTTTTCTAACGGTGAAAGATCCTACAGGAATGATTATTTCGCCAAAAGATTGGCGCAAGCAATTCTTCGTTTGGCATGAAGAAAGCTTCTTTGGAACGATGTTTAAGCCCTCCAAAGTTGGCGGCGAAGAAGGGCTGGTCATTCCGAGCTATCATCTGCTGACTCTGTTTGGCAATGAAGGCTTCAGTCGCCTCATTCAATGGGACTGGGGCGAGCTTGCCAATCTGCTCCTGATGGTCTCGACACCAATGCTCGACTCGATTTCTCAAGGAAGCTTTCTTCCCACTTTTTCGAATCAAAAAATTCAGTGGCGCGTCCCAGAAGACGTCTGGGATGAATTTGGCGAAGATTTTTGGCAGCAGTCTGCCACCGAAAACATGTCTGCGCGTGAACTGGTGACCCAGTGGTTTCAAGAAAGCGTTGCACAATATATTCAATATTCTCCGCAGTTCAAGCGCTTGGCTCATTCGCTTTCCTTATTGGAAAATAGTGAATTGACGTCAACTGATATCGCGGCCTATTTTGATGAAAAGCGCTGGAGTGAATGGATTGGCTTAAGCGAGCCCGAACACCCCTTTTCAATCGGACTGCGTTTGTCGGAGCCTGACGATGAAACTCAACCTTGGCAATTAACAGCAATTTTAAAGGATCCATCATCAGAAACCCTTTACGAGTCGAACAGCAAGGAACCATTGCCACGTGGATGGAAAAAACATTTGCCGGCCGTAAAAGAAGAGCAACAACGCTGGATCGCAGTTTTTCCTGAACTCAACGCTCATGGTAAACTGAAAACAGACTTATCAGAACATGAAGCCTGGGAATTTTTAACGGTTACGAGTGAAAAACTCCTCGCTCTTGGCGTTGACATTTTCCTCCCTTCCTGGTGGCTAGCCATGAAAGAAGCCAATATGACCGTCAAGGCGAAAGTGAAAAACAGTGAAAGCTCGTATCGTCCGTCCTTTGTAGGCATGAATGCCGTGCTCGATTTTGACTGGCGAGTCTCGATGAACGGGACGGACCTATCGGAAAAAGACTTCAACTCACTCGTCAGCGAGCAGCGCCGCCTAGTGCAGATTAACGGACAATGGATGAGCCTTGATCCTGCGATGATTCGCCGCATCCAAGAGTTAATGGAAAAAGCGAAAAAAGATGGCTTACGCATTCAAGATTTACTGGAGCAAGAACTGGGAACCCGCGAGAAAACAGCCGATGAGGAAGAAGAATACGATCCTCGCCTATTTGCCAACATCCAAATTGAATTAAATCGTTCGTTGAAAAAAATGGTAAGTCAGCTGCAAAACTTAGCGGAAATTCCGATGATAGAAACGCCTGATACCTTACTCGGCACACTGCGTCCGTACCAACAACAAGGCACAAGCTGGCTCTTATTTTTACGAAGCTTCGGCTTTGGTGCTGTGCTCGCAGATGATATGGGACTCGGAAAAACAATTCAGCTCATCTCGTATTTGCTAGCCGTCAAGGAACAAGAGGCGCTAGAAGCACCCGCGCTCATTATCGCTCCGACATCCGTGTTAGGAAACTGGCAAAAAGAGTTGGAAAAATTCTCCCCTTCGCTAAACGTGTTGCTTCATTATGGAAGCAACCGCGCCAAAGGAGAAGCGTTCACTGCGAGTTTAGATGGTGTTGATGTTGTTGTCACCTCCTATGGATTGAGTCATTTAGATGAGGAAGAAATCGCCGAGGTGAAATGGAGCACCATCGCTCTCGATGAAGCGCAAAACATTAAAAACTCATCAACCAAACAATCGCGGGCGATCCGCAAGCTCCAAAGCGGTCATCATATTGCCTTAACCGGTACACCAATGGAAAATCGTCTTTCTGAGCTGTGGTCGATTTTTGATTTTGCCAATAAAGGCTTCCTTGGTACCTTTGCTCAATTTCAAAAACACTATATTTTACCGATTGAAAAAGAAGATTCTCGTGAGAAAATTAGTGAGCTTCAAGGAAAAATCAAACCGTTTCTGCTGCGCCGGACGAAGAAAGACCCCGACGTCGAGCTGAATTTACCGGATAAACTGGAACAAAAGGAATACTGTCCGCTCACACCCGAGCAGGCCTCTCTTTATGAGCAGCTTATTCAGGACACTTTCGATCAAATAAATAAGCTCAAAGGCATTGAGCGTAAAGGCCTCATTCTGCAAATGATTAATCGACTGAAGCAGCTTTGCAACCATCCAGCCCTATACTTAAAGGAACCACAACCAAAACATACGCTGTCTCGCTCTTATAAGTTAGCAAAGCTCGTCGATGTGCTGGAAAACGTGCTGGAATCTGGTGAAGCCTGTCTGATTTTCACGCAATACATTTCCATGGGTGAAATGATACAAACGCTACTGAAAGAACAATTCGACATCGATGTGCCGTTCCTCAACGGCTCGATGCCAAAACAAAAACGAGATCAACTCGTCGAAGATTTCCAAAGCGGAAAGTATCCCGTCTTCCTGCTCTCCCTAAAAGCGGGCGGAACCGGTCTCAACTTAACCGCTGCCAATCACGTCATTCACTATGATCGCTGGTGGAATCCGGCAGTCGAAAACCAAGCAACCGACCGAGCCTACCGAATCGGCCAAAACCGCTTCGTTCACGTGCACAAGCTCATCACATCCGGTACTCTCGAAGAAAAAATCGACATGATGCTCGAGAAAAAACAAGCACTCAACGACGACATCATCCAAAGCGATTCCTGGATTACCGAGCTATCTGATCATGATTTAAAAGACTTACTTACATTGAAATAAGCATTAGTTTGGAAGGCTTCCCGTTTACGGGGAGCCTTTAATAATGGCTCTTTTCGTATCCTTTGTTGCTATTGGCACAAAGAAAAAACAGGCAGTAAGGTTTTTTCGACTGATTTCTTACCTTTTATCTAGAAATGGAGAATTTTTCATGAGGAAAAGAGCACGAAGTCATACAAATCATGGAATATATTCCTATTCGAAAAGCCACAATCTTTGCGAAAACAGCCTCAATAATCAATCGAATTCTTAGCATCTAATAAAATGTTTTCTCAATAAATATCCACAAAAAAAGAGCCGGTTGGGGAGCCGGCTCAACGGGGAGTTTGACGAGGGTTAAAACGAGGTAGATGTTTTTCTCTCTATTACGAGGGCATAGAGGAAGTTAAGAGGACAGTTGATTTTCTTTTACGACTGGAGTCAATGGTAGAGTTGAGTATGCTGTGAGTGTATTTTTCTCGAGGATGGACACTTTTTCTTGGAGTTGGA
This genomic window contains:
- a CDS encoding DEAD/DEAH box helicase, producing the protein MLKTNSYHLNISPSQDGTFFLTVKDPTGMIISPKDWRKQFFVWHEESFFGTMFKPSKVGGEEGLVIPSYHLLTLFGNEGFSRLIQWDWGELANLLLMVSTPMLDSISQGSFLPTFSNQKIQWRVPEDVWDEFGEDFWQQSATENMSARELVTQWFQESVAQYIQYSPQFKRLAHSLSLLENSELTSTDIAAYFDEKRWSEWIGLSEPEHPFSIGLRLSEPDDETQPWQLTAILKDPSSETLYESNSKEPLPRGWKKHLPAVKEEQQRWIAVFPELNAHGKLKTDLSEHEAWEFLTVTSEKLLALGVDIFLPSWWLAMKEANMTVKAKVKNSESSYRPSFVGMNAVLDFDWRVSMNGTDLSEKDFNSLVSEQRRLVQINGQWMSLDPAMIRRIQELMEKAKKDGLRIQDLLEQELGTREKTADEEEEYDPRLFANIQIELNRSLKKMVSQLQNLAEIPMIETPDTLLGTLRPYQQQGTSWLLFLRSFGFGAVLADDMGLGKTIQLISYLLAVKEQEALEAPALIIAPTSVLGNWQKELEKFSPSLNVLLHYGSNRAKGEAFTASLDGVDVVVTSYGLSHLDEEEIAEVKWSTIALDEAQNIKNSSTKQSRAIRKLQSGHHIALTGTPMENRLSELWSIFDFANKGFLGTFAQFQKHYILPIEKEDSREKISELQGKIKPFLLRRTKKDPDVELNLPDKLEQKEYCPLTPEQASLYEQLIQDTFDQINKLKGIERKGLILQMINRLKQLCNHPALYLKEPQPKHTLSRSYKLAKLVDVLENVLESGEACLIFTQYISMGEMIQTLLKEQFDIDVPFLNGSMPKQKRDQLVEDFQSGKYPVFLLSLKAGGTGLNLTAANHVIHYDRWWNPAVENQATDRAYRIGQNRFVHVHKLITSGTLEEKIDMMLEKKQALNDDIIQSDSWITELSDHDLKDLLTLK